Proteins from a genomic interval of Ictalurus furcatus strain D&B chromosome 2, Billie_1.0, whole genome shotgun sequence:
- the gpatch8 gene encoding G patch domain-containing protein 8 isoform X3, producing MGMGRMEMELDYAEDATEKRRVLEVEKEDTEELRQKYKDYAEKEKAIAKALEDLRANFYCELCDKQYQKHQEFDNHINSYDHAHKQRLKELKQREFARNVSSRSRKGGRKQEKMLRRIYELAEQRKQQDCVAGSGPMFKQTTVAVDGEEGGFSSIDGVPMTSDVVTEDSSGEDKGNSGSFGQSSPKPGPTISFSLRKNTSSPTPSGGSHAPKVSVSFSFAKKAPVKLETAAAVFADHGEEAMEGEEGQEEVVEKMVGEEEGTASSTDSTQSTSGGMSGGDEQPQSDDGGTLASTLNKLKMMMKKEEGYSGQEPQYYHYMPPAHCRVKPHFQFLLFMKASDQCASREEEEDGEEEQKAVQAEGDPGQKESKDDDCKSDKDTVKDPVKEPSTDSTSSPKAETEVVSDSTPAIESNADSSSTVSQSTEAQQGSSEPQDSGPRIPTGPFFPVLSKDESTNLQWPSELLEFTKAQPSLSYSCNPLYFDFKLSRNKGNRGGKANKAGKPGNADGGEGSKPEDTTGNAATSKETSTVPPPPVVNTDKKDDCSLKEKTAEDENKDKKLENSEDGVGGSKKKKKKKKKHKKSSKRTKRKDKEKVEGEMETETPGEKTKKKKKHKRKKNKNKVRAEEDEKAGESKEQKDTDDKGGTNSSAQPTGGTLTSDGGKRKRLHKEISQRTVPQEASTGKPNSSEEHSGAKRSKPDPSTSVASCSASAQKSPVGGRPPTSESDEDGGSASQRSRRPHRHTTPPRERRHHSEDSGQSGRSRSRSSRRGDRNHRRTRGQTSRSRSYSSSSERSSAGSSAYSRRSHSYSDSYSDYSDGEHHRRRKRRSSDSEYERRGGGRSHRRHYSSSSSEEESRSRSRSRSSRKHHRRRRHRSSSRSYSRSSRSSSARSYRHSSYSRSRSSASRSSSSTKGSTHRHGHNRRADSSSNRRDFNRSRIYRSQSPRSSSSRAQPRSSNSTQATKGSGGGGGTSEHRNSLTARQLLEKVQSRKGGEDSGTGSKPGTKIKDPPQGYFGPRLPPVLGNKNMLPLFGKLQAGKKPPLLSVLRTDDGEKSGFGKGSDPSNEVILVEPIREFPPPPPPPPPPVQQQQQQQVEEPISNTVVSDESRIQPSEPHVLHESRSMFEQDSAKVMPAYQSETGQDPNNPMMDGCILGSDMGQQTAMHAYAGYPMPNMEEEEMGMEAEEDGLAPLESQPITFTPEEMEKYSKLQQAAQQHIQQQLLAKQVKAFPSAAAAAAAANLAAAASLAPAPPPPPAALQPIHIQQPAVSASATSITTVQHAILQHHAAATAMGIHHHTPHHAHPAHAQLAQVHHIPQHHFTPISLSPLGHTLGHTLGHSLGHTGLIPAHHSAFLHGQPIHIIPASALHHAPLALHHVHHAALYPTLFAPRPASAAAAAALQLHPLLHPIFSGQDLQHPPNHGS from the exons ATGGGGATGGGACGCATGGAAATGGAG CTGGACTATGCCGAAGATGCAACAGAGAAGCGGCGAGTATTGGAGGTGGAGAAAGAGGACACAGAGGAGTTGCGGCAAAAATACAAG GATTacgcagagaaagagaaagccaTTGCCAAGGCGTTGGAAGACCTGAGAGCTAACTTTTACTGCGAGTTATGTGACAAGCAGTATCAGAAACACCAGGAGTTTGACAATCACATCAACTCTTACGACCATGCGCACAAACAG AGGCTGAAAGAGCTGAAGCAAAGGGAATTTGCCCGGAACGTGTCTTCACGTTCCCGCAAGGGTGGAAGAAAGCAGGAGAAGATGCTGCGGCGTATATACGAGCTGGCAGAGCAGAGGAAGCAGCAGGACTG TGTTGCTGGTAGCGGACCAATGTTCAAGCAAACCACCGTGGCAGTCGATGGAGAAGAAGGTGGCTTCTCAAGCATTGATGGTGTTCCTATGACCTCAGATGTTGTGACGGAGGATTCTTCAGGAGAGGATAAGGGAAATTCTGGTAGTTTTGGTCAAAGCTCCCCAAAACCGGGACCGACTATCAGTTTCTCCCTTCGCAAGAACACTTCCTCACCCACACCAAGTGGAGGATCCCACGCCCCCAAAGTGAGCGTGTCCTTCTCCTTTGCTAAGAAAGCACCTGTTAAACTAGagactgctgctgctgtgtttgCAGACCATGGAGAGGAAGCGATGGAAGGAGAAGAGGGCCAGGAAGAAGTAGTTGAGAAGATGGTAGGGGAGGAAGAAGGTACAGCATCCAGCACTGACAGCACACAGAGCACATCAGGTGGCATGAGTGGAGGGGATGAACAGCCACAGTCTGATGATGGGGGAACCCTGGCTTCCACCCTTAACAagctgaagatgatgatgaagaaggagGAAGGTTACTCTGGGCAGGAACCGCAATATTATCACTATATGCCTCCTGCACACTGTCGGGTAAAACCTCATTTCCAGTTTCTGCTCTTCATGAAGGCCTCTGACCAGTGTGCTAGCcgggaggaagaagaggatggGGAGGAAGAGCAGAAAGCAGTACAAGCGGAAGGAGATCCGGGACAGAAAGAGTCTAAAGACGATGATTGCAAATCAGATAAGGACACTGTGAAAGATCCTGTAAAGGAGCCAAGTACAGATTCGACTTCATCGCCCAAAGCAGAAACCGAAGTAGTATCAGATAGCACCCCAGCAATAGAGAGCAATGCAGATTCCTCAAGCACTGTTTCCCAATCAACTGAAGCTCAGCAAGGGTCATCTGAACCTCAAGACTCTGGCCCTCGCATACCAACAGGACCCTTTTTTCCTGTTTTGAGTAAGGATGAGAGCACTAACTTACAGTGGCCCTCTGAACTCCTGGAGTTCACTAAGGCCCAGCCTTCGCTATCCTACAGTTGCAACCctctttattttgattttaagCTGTCCCGGAATAAAGGTAACAGAGGGGGTAAGGCAAACAAAGCTGGTAAACCAGGTAATGCTGATGGTGGAGAGGGATCAAAGCCAGAAGATACGACTGGCAATGCAGCCACAAGTAAAGAAACTAGCACagtaccaccaccaccagttgTCAACACTGACAAAAAAGATGACTGTTCCTTAAAGGAAAAGACTGCAGAGGATGAGAACAAAGACAAGAAGCTAGAAAACTCTGAAGATGGAGTTGGAGGAtccaagaaaaagaagaagaagaagaagaaacacaaGAAGTCAAGCAAGAGAACCAAAcgaaaagacaaagagaaagtggAGGGGGAGATGGAGACGGAGACACCAGGGGAGAagaccaaaaagaaaaagaaacacaaacgaaagaaaaacaaaaataaagtacGTGCTGAGGAAGACGAGAAAGCAGGAGAAAGTAAAGAACAGAAAGACACAGATGACAAAGGCGGAACCAATTCCTCTGCACAGCCTACAGGAGGGACTTTGACGTCAGATGGAGGAAAGAGAAAACGGCTCCATAAAGAAATTTCGCAAAGGACAGTCCCTCAAGAGGCCAGCACAGGAAAGCCCAACTCTTCAGAAGAGCACAGTGGTGCAAAACGTTCCAAACCTGACCCGAGCACATCAGTGGCGTCTTGCTCTGCTTCTGCCCAGAAAAGCCCTGTGGGTGGTCGACCGCCAACGAGTGAAAGTGACGAAGACGGCGGCTCAGCATCTCAGCGCTCACGCCGTCCTCACCGTCACACTACCCCTCCACGTGAACGGCGTCACCACAGCGAGGACTCTGGACAGTCAGGTCGCTCACGTAGTCGTTCCTCACGCAGAGGAGATCGTAATCATCGGCGTACTAGAGGTCAAACATCTCGTAGTCGGTCATATTCAAGTAGCTCTGAGCGTTCCTCGGCCGGAAGCAGTGCTTACAGTCGCCGCAGCCACAGCTACTCGGACAGCTATAGTGACTACAGCGATGGAGAGCATCACCGCAGGAGAAAAAGACGGTCTTCAGACTCTGAATATGAGAGGAGAGGTGGTGGGCGGTCACACAGACGGCATTACTCCTCCTCGTCTTCAGAAGAAGAGTCTCGTTCGCGTTCACGCTCTCGCAGTAGCAGAAAGCACCATAGACGGCGGCGTCATCGCAGCAGCAGCCGCAGTTACAGTCGtagcagcaggagcagcagtgCGCGCTCATACCGACACAGCAGCTACAGCCGCAGTCGCAGCTCTGCCAGTCGCTCGTCCAGCTCCACCAAAGGTTCAACTCACCGGCACGGTCACAACCGACGGGCTGACAGTTCTTCAAATCGACGCGATTTTAATCGCTCTCGTATCTACCGATCACAGTCTCCGAGGTCTTCCTCGTCCCGTGCGCAGCCACGAAGCAGCAACTCGACACAAGCAACTAAAggaagtggaggaggaggaggcactTCAGAGCATCGGAACTCACTCACAGCACGACAGCTTCTCGAAAAAGTCCAGTCTCGGAAGGGCGGTGAAGATTCTGGAACTGGAAGCAAACCAGGCACCAAAATTAAGGACCCTCCACAGGGCTACTTCGGGCCCAGACTTCCCCCTGTACTTGGAAACAAGAATATGTTGCCCCTGTTTGGTAAGCTGCAAGCAGGGAAGAAACCTCCATTACTTTCTGTACTGCGAACGGATGATGGAGAAAAGTCAGGGTTTGGAAAGGGTTCTGATCCAAGTAATGAGGTGATTCTTGTAGAGCCCATCCGTGAGTTTCCTcctccacccccaccaccacctccaccagtccaacaacagcagcagcaacaggtGGAGGAGCCTATCTCAAATACTGTGGTCTCAGATGAGTCCAGAATCCAACCCTCAGAACCCCACGTTCTCCATGAATCACGGTCAATGTTTGAGCAGGATTCAGCTAAGGTTATGCCTGCATACCAAAGTGAGACTGGACAAGACCCCAACAACccaatgatggatggatgtattctGGGATCTGACATGGGCCAGCAAACAGCCATGCATGCCTATGCAGGCTACCCAATGCCCaatatggaggaggaggaaatggGCATGGAGGCTGAAGAGGATGGCTTGGCACCACTGGAGAGCCAGCCAATCACATTTACCCCAGAGGAGATGGAGAAATACAGTAAGCTACAACAAGCAGCACAGCAGCACATCCAGCAGCAGCTTCTAGCAAAACAAGTGAAGGCTTTCCCGTCAGCTGCGGCCgctgcagcagcagccaacTTAGCAGCTGCTGCCAGCCTTGCCCCTGCGCCACCTCCACCACCTGCTGCTCTACAACCAATCCACATACAGCAGCCTGCTGTGTCTGCTTCGGCCACATCCATTACAACGGTGCAACATGCTATACTGCAGCATCATGCAGCTGCCACGGCAATGGGCATCCACCATCACACTCCACACCACGCCCATCCTGCTCATGCTCAGCTCGCCCAAGTACACCATATACCCCAACACCATTTTACCCCTATTTCTTTGTCACCTTTGGGCCATACATTAGGCCACACTTTAGGCCACTCATTAGGGCACACCGGCCTGATCCCAGCCCACCATTCTGCATTTCTCCACGGGCAGCCAATCCACATAATCCCAGCATCTGCGCTCCACCATGCCCCATTAGCTTTGCATCACGTCCACCATGCAGCCCTTTACCCTACTCTCTTTGCACCGCGTCCAGCCTCCgcagctgcagcagcagctCTGCAGCTCCACCCTCTTCTTCACCCTATTTTCTCAGGGCAAGACCTTCAGCACCCTCCTAACCATGGCTCCTGA